ACTATTCAAGTTGTGGCTGACCGTGTAGGAGAAGATACAACATTTGGTAAGATTATTGAACTAGTAGAAGAAGCACAAGACTCAAAATCAGAAGCGGAACGGTTCATAGACCGTTTTTCCAAATATTATACACCAGTAGTTCTTGTTTTATCCTTTATAGTATGGTTATTTTCACGAGATATTGAACTTGCAATTACTATTCTAGTTTTAGGATGTCCAGGTGCTTTAGTTATTGGTGTACCAGTATCTAATGTTGCAGGTATAGGAAATGGAGCACGTCACGGAATATTATTAAAAGGTAGCGAAGTAATTAGAGATTTCAGCAGATTAGATACAATGGTATTCGATAAAACTGGTACCCTAACAGTAGGAAACCCATCGGTTGCAGAAAAAGAATATTATGGAGATGAGATTGATGAAGTATTAGGATATCTTGCAAGTGTTGAGCGTGAATCAGACCACCCATTAGCAAAAGCAGTATTGGAGGAAATTGGAGAAACCACATTTTCGCCAGTTGAAAATACAGAAGTTATAAAAGGTGGCGGAATTGTAGCTAAAGTTAATGGGCACAGAATTGCTGTTGGAAATATTACCTTAATGGAAAGAGAAAATGTTGAACTTGATGAAAAAGCAAAAGCAGATGTTGAAAGCCTCGAAAAAAATGGGAACTCACTAGTGCTAACTGCTGTTGATGGAAAACTAAAAGTCTTGATGGGTGTTCGTGACCAGATACGTTCAGGCGTAAAAGAAGACTTACTAAAACTAAAGAAATTAGGGGTAAAAAAACTTGTTATGTTATCAGGTGATAACCAGGGGACAGTAGACCTGGTTAGTCGTGAGCTAGGTTTAACTGAAGCACATGGAAACATGCTGCCTGGAGATAAATCAGTATATATTAAGAAGCTAATTGAAGAAGGGCAAATAGTTGCTTTCGTTGGAGATGGTGTCAATGACAGTCCTTCACTAGCTTTAGCAAATATCGGTATAGCCATGGGAGGCGGTACAGATGTTGCTATTGAAACATCAGATGTTGTTCTGATGAATTCTGACTTTAGCTGTTTACCACATGCCCTTGGATTAACAAAAGCTATAGCCAGAAATATGAAGCAAAATATTTTTATAGCTGTAGGAGTTGTATTAGTATTATTAGCCAGTGTATTATTCAGTGAGTGGATGAACATGTCAATAGGTATGCTAGTACATGAAGGTAGTATATTAGCAGTTATTCTTAATGGTATGAGATTATTACGTTATAACTTAAGAAAATAACTAAGTAAAAAATTGACTTGAAATTAAAGGTTTATTAAAAAAATAGGATATAATTAAACTAAATAGACAGTATGAAAGAGACTTACCAAAATTTTTTGATGGGAGGAGATTATAGTATGAAATCAGCAACAATCCAATTAGAAACTTTAGCATGTCCATCATGTATGCTAAAAATTGAAGGTGCGCTTAAAAGTTTAGATGGTATAGACCAGGATACAGTAAAAGTATCATTTAACTCAAGCAAAGTGAAAGTGGATTTCCAGGAAGATAAAGTTTCAATCGATGAAATCGAAGATTCAATTAAGAAACTAGGTTATGAGGTTATAAAATCAAAAGTAAAATAATAGGCCCTTTAAGAAGGAAGCAACTTAGAATAGAAATACCCGTTCTCTAGATTATCAAAAGGACGGGTGTTTTGATTTACTTATTTTTGTAATAAAATATAGCAAGCTGTGTCCTATCTCTGAGGTCTAATTTGGATAAAATAGTAGATAAGCTATTTCTAACAGTACCCTCGCTTAGATACAGCTTATTAGCTATTTCTCTATTGCTGAGGCCTTCAGCTACAGCTGTGATTATTTCTAATTCCTTTTCTGTAATACCATACTTTGAAAAGTCAGTAGTTTCGCTTCCATTAATTAAAGACGGGATTTTCGAGACAATGTCATCGCCGAAAACGCTTTGTCCCATAAACACAGCCTTGAGTGCAGGTACAATACATTCAAAGTTTTGCTTAATTATATACCCCTTAGCTCCCATCCTAAGTGCTTTAACTATATACTCATCATCTGAAAAAGTAGTTAGAAATAATATCTTTGCATTTTTATCTTTATTTAATATAGCTTCTCCTGCATCAATTCCAGACATTAACTCCATTCTTATATCCATTAACAGAATATCAGGATTTAAGCTATTATAAAGCTCTATAGCCTCTTTTCCGTTATGTCCTATACCTACTACAGAAATATTTTCTTCTGCTTCTAGTATAGTTTTAAGAGCCAAACATACTAAGTTGTCATCATCCACTACCACTACTTTCATTTTGCTCAATCCTTTCAATGTGCTTATTTTTTAGGTATTGAAATAAATATTCTAAATCCTTTGTCTGTGCTAATATTAACATTGCCACCTAATGATGTGACCCTATCAGTAATATTTTTTATTCCGATGCCATTTTCACTATTGTAGTTACAAGGAGAACCATTGTCTTTTATAATCAATTGATAAAGTGAAGGATGTTCACGTACTGTTATAGAGGCCTCAGTAGCATTAGAATGTTTAATAATATTTGATAAGGCTTCCTTTGTTATAGTAATGAAGCAATTTTTGATATCCTTTTTTATATTTGATTCTATATCATAATCAAAACTAATAGGACAAAAATTAAAATTTTCAATTAATTTTTGTATCTCTGTATGTAAATCAATAGCTTTTTCGTGTAAGTTATGTACACTATCACGTATGCTATCCATTGCCTCAGAAAGGGTATCTTTTATAACTACTAGACTTTCTTTTGTTTTGTCATCCTTATTGATTGCTAGAAGTGCACCGATTTGCAATATACATCTTGATAGTAAATGTCCTACATTGTCATGAATATCTCTTGCTATCCTATTCCGTTCAGTTAATGTTGCAAGGTTTATTTCATAATCCTGCTTCTCTAGAAGTTCCTTATTTTGCTTTTCCAGCTGCATTGATATTTCCTTAGCATTATCTCGGAGTACATGATAATCTTTTTCAAGAATTTGAAGTGAAACGGTACGAGATTTTAGAACATATGTAAAAAGAATAAAAGCTGCTATCAATAGCCTTGATTCAGGTTGAACTTCAGTAAAATTAAGAATAAGTGGAATAACTGATAATGCCCATAACCACTTAGGATCCATAAGTACTACATCGTAACAGAGCAATGGGACTAAGAATAATAAAGCTGGAATAAACAAGCTAGCAATTATATATATGACAAAAATAACAATAGTAATAAATTGCTTTTCAAAATAGCTTATTATAGCACTACAGATTATGGTGGCTAGTATTGGTACGATCATATATGGACTATTTGTATTGGAAACATAAAAAGCCAATAAAACAGCTAAGATAATAGCTTTATCAATTAATCTCTTCATTTCTCTAAGCTCCTATTTATAGGATAAGGTACATATAAATTCTAGCATTTCATATTATGGACTTCAAGCTTATTATGACATTTGTCATGCATAACTTGGAGTTCATTCACTTATTAATTTCATTTATTTATTTTATTATATATATAAGGTAGTATGAATTGATTATAAAAACTTTTTCATATGAGTTTTAATTATATAATTGGAGGGAGTACTATGGTTATAAAGGTTAAAAACCTAGTAAAAAGATATGATGATTTGATTGCATTAGATCATTTAAATCTAGAAGTAAAAGAAGGTGAAATTTTCGGACTTCTGGGACCAAATGGTTCTGGCAAAACCACAGCAATAAATTGTATATTATCACTATTGAAATATGATAAGGGGACCATAGAGATTTATGGCAAGCCTATGACGCCAGATGCCTATGATATTAAAAGGAATATAGGCATTATCATGCAGAATGTTGCAGTTTTTGAAGAGCTAAATGTTTATGAGAACATTGATTATTTCTGTGGGATGTATATTACAGATAAAAAGAAGCGGAGAGGGCTTGTAGATGAGGCTATAGACTTTGTTGGACTTAAGGATTATAGAAAGTTCTATCCCAAAAAGCTAAGTGGTGGATTACTTAGAAGATTAAACATTGCCTGTGGAATTGCTCATAAACCTAATCTAATCATTCTAGATGAACCTACAGTCGCAGTTGACCCTCAAAGCAGAAACAACATATTAGAAGGTATACAAAGACTTAATAAAGAGGGAGCAACAATAGTTTATACTTCCCACTACATGGAGGAAGTTGAGGAAATATGTACAAGAATAGCCATCATGGACAAAGGCAAAATAATAGCTACAGGAACTAATGATGAACTAAAGGATATGATAAATTCTGGTGAAACTATTACAATAGAAATTTTTAAGTTTGATAAAAACATATTAGATGATATTAGAAAATTTCCGCATATTTCATCTGTTGATTTTAACGACAGTTTACTAGTTGTAAAATCAAGTAAAGGAAAAAATAACTTAGTGGCTTTGTTAGACTATTTAAAATCTAAAAACATTCCTATTGGAAAAATTTATTCTGAACCACCTACATTAAACGATGTGTTTCTAGAAATAACTGGCAAAGAGCTTAGAGATTAAAGGGGAGGATATTATGTTTATACATAACTACCTATACAGGTTAAAATGTATAGTAAGGGATAAGCAAATTATGTTCTGGACACTACTATTTCCTATAGTTTTAGCTATATTGTTTAATTTGGCCCTTAGAAATATACACAGTACAGAAAATTTTACTGAAATAAAAGTGGGAATAGTTGATGACGATGAGTATAGAAAGAATACAGCTTTTATCAATGTAATTGAAGCTGTATCAAGCTCTGACAATAGCACAGGTACAAAAAATCTATTTCATGTTATCTATACATCAATGGAAGAAGCTGACAAACTTCTTGAAGATAACAAAATTAAAGGCTACATTTATTTTGAAGATGAAATAAAGCTAGTAGTAAAGAAATCTGGTATAGATCAGAGCATCATAAAAGGATTCATAGACGATTTTGTTCAAACTAGTTCTACAGTTTTGACAATAATAAATAAAGACCCTGATGCAATTAATGATGGACTATTGAATAATGTAGCAGATAGAACTGACTACCTTAAAGAGATCACTGTAAGTAAATCAGCTCCAAATACTTTTGTAAACTACTTTTACACATTAATTGCTATGGCATGTCTATACGGAGGCTTTTGGGGATTAAAGGAGGTTACTGCTATCCAAGCTGATCTTTCTCCACAGGGAGCAAGAGTTAGTGTAGCACCTACTCATAAGGTAAAGTTGTTCTTAGCATCTATGCTGGCTGCTACTACTGTGCAATTAGGGGTGATAGCTGTTTTACTAGGCTATTTGACTATAATATTAAAAATTGACTTTGGAAATCAACTGGGATATATAGCATTAACTTGCATAATAGGCACATTTACAGGAGTTACCTTTGGAACTTGTATTACCACAGTAGTGAAAAAAAGTGAGGGACTTAGAATAGGAATTCTTATTGGGCTTTCTATGATTATGTCATTTTTATCAGGAATGATGTATGACAAGATGAAGTATATTGTCAGCACAAAGGTTCCTATATTAGGTTATATTAACCCAGCTAACTTAATAACTGATAGCTTTTACTCCTTATATTATTATGATACTCATACAAGATACTTCAAAGATATTGCCTTACTTTGCATTATTGCAGGAATTTTTAGTTTAATTACTTATTTGGTAATAAGGAGGCAGAAATATGCAAGTCTATAAAGCCTTTTTCAAGATAATTCTTAAGAATTTAAGTCAAATAATAATTTACTTTGTAGTCTTTATAGGCATCACGACAATACTTGCGAGTTCTAGTCCTAATACTGTAGCTACAGACTTTACTGAAGCAAAAGTCAATATAGTATTAATAAATCATGACACTAATTCAAAATTAGTTGAAGGTTTGAGAAAGCATCTCAGTCAAAATGCAAACATTAAAGATATACCAGATGATACTCAAAAACTTCAAGATGCTCTGTTTTTTAGAGAGGTAGAATATATATTAAGAATTCCAATGGGATTTACAGAGGGATTGCTAAGTGAAAAGCACATACAAATTGAAAAGACTGTAGTACCTAATTCAACAAGTGGAATATACATTGATAACATAATTAATAAATATTTAAATACAGTCAGAACTTATAATAATAGCATAGAGGATTTAACTGAGGAAGAGCTTATTAGCTATGTTGAAAAAGATCTAAGCAAAAAAACTGATGTTAAGATAAAATCTTCTGTAGAGGAAACTTTTTTGATTGAGAAGCGTGCGCATTTTTTTAACTATATGGCCTATACACTATTTTCAGTATTAATTTTAGGAGTAAGCTCAGTAATGATTGTCTTTAATGATACAGAGTTAAAAAGGCGTAATCTTTGCTCTCCTATACAACTTAAAGCTATGAGTTTTCAACTAATACTAGGGAATATTACTTATGCGGTAATTGCGTGGTTTACATTGATTTTAATGAGCTTCATAATGTATGGAAGCTACATGTTTACTGCTAAAGGCTTGCTTTTAATATTAAACTCATTCATATTTACTTTAGCAGTCTTAAGCATAAGTTTTTTAATCGGAAATTCTATAAAGAGTAAAAATGCCATGTCGGCAGCTGCAAATGTCTTTTCTCTAGGCTCATGTTTTATAAGTGGAGTATTTGTTCCTCAAGATTTGATGAGCAATACAGTGTTAAAAATTGCAAGCTTTACACCAAATTATTGGTTTGTGAAAGCTAATAATAGTATATCTGGCTTGAATAATATTAATATGACAAACCTTAAACCTATATTCATGAACATGCTGATAGTAATAGGCTTTGCTTTAGCTATGTTAGCAGTATCCCTTGTAGTTATAAAGCAAAAGAGAGTAAGTAATTAGTGATAAGAATAAAAAGGCTAAATCTTTAGCCTTTTTATCATTATCGTTCAAAAACAAATTTTCCATCTATCATTGTCTTTTCTACTTTAATATCCTTAATATAGGATTCATCTATGGTAAATATGTCACTATCTAATACTATTAAATCAGCAACGTAGCCTGGTTTTAACCTACCTTTAAAGTCCTCTTTAAATTCATTGAAAGCACTTCCTATTGTATAGGCATCTATAGTATCTTCAATACTCATTTTTTCACTTGGGTTGAATCCGCCTTCAGGCTTACCATTAATTCTCTTTCTTGTAACAGCACAATAAATATTAGGGAAAGGATTACAGTCTTCTACTGGCGCATCAGTACTGAAGCTTATTGGAGCACCTAGCTTTTTTAGAGTATTAAATGCATAAGATGTATTTGCTAATTCCTTACCAACACGGTCTTCAACAATTTGTGTATCATAATCTAAAAAAATGGGCTGATACATAACAGGGATGTTTAGTCTAGCTATTCTCTCTAATTGGTCCATGCTAGTAATCTGACAATGAACTATTCCATGACGAAGAGGGTTCTTTCCATCCTTCATAGTTTTATCATATGCATTTATTACGCTTTCTACAGCACCATTACCAATTGCATGAGTAACTACTGTAATCCCATTTTTTGTGGCTAAGTCACATAAAGCTTGTAGTTGTTCATCGCTCAAAGCTGCTACACCTTTAGTCCCGGGAGCATCCTCATATTCTCTTAACATTAAGGCTGTTCTAGCTCCTAATGAACCATCTTTATATAACTTTAAAGCACCACGTGATAAGAACTTTCCATCATATATTCCTGTTTTAAATTCAGTATCTAGGTATTCTTTGAAAACATTTATATTTTGAAAATTAAATTGGGGATAATATCTTAATTTTAACTTACTATTATTATTTAATTCGTGGATAATTTTAAAAATGTTTTTAAAGTTATCTTCAGAAACATCATTTGATTGAACAGAAGTTATACCTAGACTCAATGCATATTCAGCTGCCCTAATAAAATCTTCCATTATTGCATTATTATCTTTATCAGGAATAACAGAATAGAGTAAGCTGAGGGCATTTTCATTAAATATTCCATTTGGTTTTCCATCATTTCCAAGTTCAATAACTCCACCATCAACATTTGTGTTTTCATCTATACCAAGTATCTCTAGGGCTTTTGTATTACCTACTGCCACATGACCGCATACTCTACTAAAGACAATAGGAATCTCTGTAGATATTTTGTCCAAATCAAAGCGTGTCAATAGGCGCCTTTCACCAGTAGAGAAATAATCTTGGTTCCAACCTCTACCTTTTAGAACAGTCAATCTATTATTTTGCTTAATAAACTTTCTTCCTAACTCTATAACATCATCTACTGACTTTGCTGATGTCAAATTGCATGAGCTCATAAATTCTCCAACGCCTAAAAGATGCATGTGACTATCATTAAAGCCAGGTAAAACAGTTTTCTCTTGTAGGTCTATTATCTTATCAGCGTCATTTTTAAGAATCTCTTCATCAGTACCAACTTCTTTGATAATGCCATTTTCAATGAATATTGCCTGTTGAAAGTTATTTTTCTCAATATAGAACTTCCCATTCCTTAGTATTGTTCTCAAAATACAATCCCCTCCATATAATAGCTTAGTTAAAATGAGACTTGCTTAAGCTTTAAAAAAAGATGAACTAAAAGGGCAACGCCTGATTATTTAATTATATCATTAATTGTGTTGGCATAGAAAAATAAAAACTTCTATATAAGATAAGCTTGAAAACTGAAGACTATTATTAAAACTCAATGATAGAAAGATAGAAAGTTTACATACACAAAATATTTTGGTATTTCTTTCCTAGTACTTATAAATAAAAGAAATTCTTCGGACTTACATCCTTAGAATGACGTATTTTGCAAGCTGTCACTCTGGCGTAAGCGAAGAATCTCTCTTAAGTTAATTATTTACTAGTATTTAATAAATTTTGAACCTGCTACACCACAAATACTACATTTTTCTGGAACATATTTTTCAATGTTTCCACATACAGGGCATAAATAATAGAAAATTTCTTCTGTTGCATCAATATTTTCTAATGCTTCTCTATAAAGCTTAGCATGAACTTTTTCAGCTTCCATGGCAAAAGTAAATGTTCTAATTGCTGCCTTATTTCCTTCTTCTTCAGCAACTTTTAAGAATTCTGGATACATACTCTCGAATTCGTATTTTTCGCCATTTTCTGCATCTTTAAGATTTTCTGAAGTTGATAAGATTTTTTCTGCTACTTCTAAGTGTTTTTGAGCATGTATTGCCTCAGCATCTGAAGCTGCTCTAAATAGCTTTGCTGCGTTAGTTTTTCCTTCAGCTTCTGCTTTCTTAGCATAAGCAGTGTATTTTCTGTTAGCTTGGGACTCACCAGCAAATGCAGCCATTAAATTTTCAAGTGTTTTGTTTTTTGACATATGTATCTCCTCCATTTATTTAAATTTATTTTAATTGACTTAGTTAGATTTATCATTACTATGACTAATACATTTAGGACAAATACCTTTAAAATACACATCTTTATGTTTGATTTTAAAGCCTTTTAAATCCTTAGAATCAAAAGAATCTATATTTATTTCAAAATCATATATAGAGCCACAGGATTCGCATTTAAAATGACCATGACTTTCTGTATCTATGTCGTATCTAGCCTCATTATCCTCTATAGTTATTTGTTTTACCATACCAGCATCTACTAAAGTATTTAATGTATTATATACAGTAGTTTTTGATAGGGTAGGTATTTCATTATGTAAATGGCTGTATATTTGATCTACAGTAGGGTGACATCTATTGTTAGCTACATACTCTAATACTTTAAGCCTTTGATGTGATAGACGTATACTTTTATTTTTCAATTCTCTTGATAAATCTTCGAAATTCTTTTTCATTTAATTCACATCCTAACTTAGTTAAAATAAAATGTATTAGTTTTAAGTCTATAATGATTACAATTTAATTATAATTACAATAATATATTTTGTCAAGCATTAAAATAAAAAATTTTAAAATATTGTGGGTAATTATTGAAGCAAAGGTAAAAGTTCTTGTTAGAGTCATTCTCATTAAGTAAGGGTATAATAATTAGGAGGAGTATTGATAAAGAAAAGAGTCTTGTATATATAGTGAATTAAGGAGAAATAAGCAAAAAACCAAGAGTCAAAAAAATTAGAAAAGGAAAGGATATTATGATAGATGGTAAAACAATACAGAAAATAGGATGGAATTTAGATAATAGTTATTCTTTACTACCAGAAAAATTTTATACAAGAACCAATCCAACTCCTGTAAGTTCACCAAAGCTAGCAATTTTAAATCATGGATTGGCAACAAAGCTGGGTCTAGACCCTTCGGCACTGAAAAATAATGAGGGCATAGAAATACTTGCTGGAAATCAGATTCCTGAAGATGCCTTTCCTATTGCACAAGCGTACGCAGGTCACCAATTTGGTCATTTTACAATGTTAGGAGACGGGAGGGCAGTTTTACTAGGTGAACAAATAACGCCACAAGGAGAAAGGTTTGATATTCAACTTAAGGGTTCTGGCAGGACTCCATATTCAAGAGGAGGAGATGGAAGGGCAGTACTTGGTCCAATGCTCCGTGAATACATTATAAGTGAGGCCATGTATGCATTAGGAGTTCCAACAACTCGCAGCTTAGCTGTGGTGACAACAGGTGATATGGTAATGCGTGAAACAGCATTACCTGGTGCAATTCTAACTCGTGTGGCGGCTAGTCATATCCGTGTAGGTACCTTTGAATTTATTGCAGAATGGGGAACAAGTGAGGAATTAAAGATTCTAGCTGACTATACTATAAGACGACATTATCCCGAAATAGAAGCAGAAGAAAACAAGTATCTTTCCTTACTTCAAGAAGTTATCAAGCGTCAGGCTTCGCTTATAGCTAAATGGCAGCTCGTAGGATTTGTTCACGGAGTAATGAATACTGACAATATGACTATTAGTGGAGAAACTATTGATTATGGACCTTGTGCCTTCATGGATGTATATAATCCAGCAACTGTTTTTAGTTCAATTGATATCTATGGTCGTTATGCCTATGGCAATCAGCCTGATATAGCTGCATGGAATCTAGCAAGATTTGCAGAGGCGCTATTGCCACTAATCCACTCGAATCAGGATAAAGCTATTAAATTTGCTGAGAAAGCAGTATCAAGCTTTTATGAGCTATATTACAATAGTTGGCTTACGGGAATGAGAGCAAAGCTAGGAATATTTAATGAAGAAACAGAGGATGAATCACTTATTGAAAATCTTTTAAATCTTATGCAAAAATATAATGCAGATTACACTAATACATTTCGTGCATTAACCTTAGATAAGCTGTGTGACATGGTTCTATTTGACACAGTAGAATTTGCTAATTGGTATAAAATGTGGCAAAAGAGATTAAGTAGACAAGAGGAAAATTCACCACATCAATCGATGCGTAAAATCAATCCTGCTGTTATTCCTAGAAATCACAGAGTAGAAGAGGCATTAGATGCAGTAACTAAGCAGAGGGACTATAGCGTAATGGGAATACTTTTGAATGTTCTTTCTAATCCTTTTGCTTATTCTAGTGAACAGAATCAATATACTACTTTACCTGAACCATCTGCAAAACCCTATAGAACATTTTGTGGGACTTAATTATGTAAAAAACGAGGGACTTGTTTTCATCCCTCGTTTTATGTGACTTTATAATTACTTTGGAGTTACTAAACTTTTCTTACGCCACTTACCTCTCTTAAAGAAAATTGTAGTTATTATAGCCCCCATTGTCCAAGATACAAGTAGGGAAATAAAAGTAGATTCAGGTCTGCCTGTAGGATAGGCTGCACTTCTTGTAAAATAAGCAATAGTATAAGCAACTGGTACACGCAATATAACAGTAGTAATAAGTGAAATCCACATTGGTGTCATAGTATCTCCTGCACCGCGCATAACCCCAGATAAACACTGTGTTATTGCCATTGCAATATAACCTACAGCAAGAATTTTCATCATATGCATAGCTAAGTCAACAAGTTCCTTTGTGTCAGTAAAAATTCCCATGAGGTACCTGCCAAAAACTAAAATAGTTATAGTAATTATCGTTGATACTCCAACTGCAATCATTGTGCCCTGCTTAGTTCCCTTATCAACTCTATCCATTTTCTTAGCTCCTATGTTTTGTCCTGCATATGTTGTCATTGCATTTCCAAAAGAAAAGTTTGGCATCATAGCAAACCCATCTACACGCATAACTATAACATTGCAAGCTATAACCATTTCTCCAAAGCTATTAGTTAGAGATTGTACAACAATCATTGCAAGAGAAAATATTGCTTGAGTCAAACCTGAAGGTAAACCAAGCTTTATTAACTTAAGAGAGTATTCCTTATTTAATCTCAACATTTTCAAGCCAACATCAAAGTTATTTTTCATCCTCAATAGCTTAAGTAGACAAAGTATTGCTGATACTCCCTGAGCTATTACAGTTGCAAGTGCTACACCTGGAACACCCATATTGAACTTTGCCACAAACAATAGATCAAATCCCACATTCAAAGCTGTTGAAATAAGTAGAAATATAAGTGCTGATAATGAGTCACCGAGTCCACGCAGTACACCAGCAAAGATATTATAATAGGCAAATCCTGCAATTCCTATAAAGAAAATATTAAGATAACCTGTACACCAATCTATAATAGTGTTTGGTGTGTTAAGAAGATTAAGCAAAGGTCTAGTTACTAGAGGACCGACTATCATAATTATTATTGAGGCTATTGCAGTAAGAGATATACATATACCAATAGTATGAGAAAGCTTTTCACGGTCCTTTGCTCCGAAATACTGAGATACCATTATACCCGCACCTACAGAAATCCCCACAAAGAGTACGAGTAATAAGTTTAATATAGGAGATGCACTCCCTACGGCAGCGAGAGCATTGTCTCCTACATATCTACCTACGATAATAGAATCAGCTGTGTTATAAAACTGTTGAGCTATATTTCCAATTAGCATTGGAATAGCAAATTCTACGATTCGTTTCCATGGAGTACCTTCAGTTAAATCTTTAGCTGCAAATAGTTCCTTAAAATTTACCATGTGTAGACCTCCTATTAAAATTATATATATTGTAAGAACTATCATAATCTTAGATGAAATCTAGTTTATATTAATATTAAATGTTTGTCAATTTAGTATTTAAAACAAAAGGGTGTTCCTAAATAGGGACATCCCTTTTGAATGTTTAATTTATTCTATAGCCTTTTTTTACATATTTGCGGTAGTAGTAAATTATAGGATTCCAATAACTTCTAAGACGCTTCTCAAGAGTTTTTCTATACAGTTTTAAATCTAGTACTTCTTCATCTGAAGCTGGAGAAGTACTATACTTGCTTCTTACAAATATATCTGTTATTTCCTGTATTCCCTTTACGTTATGAATATAGAACTTATATGCAATTCGATTTGCATATTCATAGTGAGTTTCGCCATACTCTTGAGGGTAACCTAATAACTCCATAAGCTTGGTTATTTGTTTGTATAGGTATATAATCTTATTATTATTTGATAGCTTGTTTGCTCGCATTTCTTGACAAATATGCTTTGAAAAGCCTATTATAAATCGTACTGGAATTATTAATAGTAGTAGTATCAATAATATATCTGTAATTATTCTTCTAGATATAATAGGTTCATCTTCATATGATCTATCAAATAATGGACCATTCTCTTCATTTTCAAAACCAAAGTTGTCATCTATTATTATATCTCTAGCACTATCTCTAGGAACTCTATCAGGTAGTATTTGATCATCTAACACAGCTTCACTTCTAACCTCAGAAGGTCTGTAGTTTTCCAATCTAGGTTGTATTGGATAAACAGGTGTAGGCTCAAAGGTCATCCAACCAACAGGCTCTATA
This Proteiniborus sp. DW1 DNA region includes the following protein-coding sequences:
- a CDS encoding MATE family efflux transporter yields the protein MVNFKELFAAKDLTEGTPWKRIVEFAIPMLIGNIAQQFYNTADSIIVGRYVGDNALAAVGSASPILNLLLVLFVGISVGAGIMVSQYFGAKDREKLSHTIGICISLTAIASIIIMIVGPLVTRPLLNLLNTPNTIIDWCTGYLNIFFIGIAGFAYYNIFAGVLRGLGDSLSALIFLLISTALNVGFDLLFVAKFNMGVPGVALATVIAQGVSAILCLLKLLRMKNNFDVGLKMLRLNKEYSLKLIKLGLPSGLTQAIFSLAMIVVQSLTNSFGEMVIACNVIVMRVDGFAMMPNFSFGNAMTTYAGQNIGAKKMDRVDKGTKQGTMIAVGVSTIITITILVFGRYLMGIFTDTKELVDLAMHMMKILAVGYIAMAITQCLSGVMRGAGDTMTPMWISLITTVILRVPVAYTIAYFTRSAAYPTGRPESTFISLLVSWTMGAIITTIFFKRGKWRKKSLVTPK
- a CDS encoding protein adenylyltransferase SelO — its product is MIDGKTIQKIGWNLDNSYSLLPEKFYTRTNPTPVSSPKLAILNHGLATKLGLDPSALKNNEGIEILAGNQIPEDAFPIAQAYAGHQFGHFTMLGDGRAVLLGEQITPQGERFDIQLKGSGRTPYSRGGDGRAVLGPMLREYIISEAMYALGVPTTRSLAVVTTGDMVMRETALPGAILTRVAASHIRVGTFEFIAEWGTSEELKILADYTIRRHYPEIEAEENKYLSLLQEVIKRQASLIAKWQLVGFVHGVMNTDNMTISGETIDYGPCAFMDVYNPATVFSSIDIYGRYAYGNQPDIAAWNLARFAEALLPLIHSNQDKAIKFAEKAVSSFYELYYNSWLTGMRAKLGIFNEETEDESLIENLLNLMQKYNADYTNTFRALTLDKLCDMVLFDTVEFANWYKMWQKRLSRQEENSPHQSMRKINPAVIPRNHRVEEALDAVTKQRDYSVMGILLNVLSNPFAYSSEQNQYTTLPEPSAKPYRTFCGT